A part of Halobacillus shinanisalinarum genomic DNA contains:
- a CDS encoding M28 family peptidase has translation MSSKILTFVLAAGLALSSAPAAANANSHAPNENADHAFDNKVIKKINADRMYNNIALLSESPREAGTQGEYDAVQYIKGEFESYGYDTELQPFTFQEWDGGTSAIDVNNQAFSGEVHTFNGSVNSNVQAPLVYVGLASSEEVGNEVEGKIALIQRGSYTYYDKVQNVLDKGAVGVIMFNGKGQPGNHFGYTYEGQDIPAVAITHEAGLKLVDRLQNEQVTATVSVEDAGTIDKTSYNVIATKEPHKNKDNGQIAMIGAHHDSVAGGPGANDDASGVSAVLELARIMAKTPTDTELRFMTFGAEEKGLVGSYHYASTLSEDEVDRTVGHFQMDMVGSRDAGDLIMFTPDGQKNLVTDLGAAAGSRVAEVVEYGQLGRSDHVPFFQRGIPAALFIHAPLEPWYHSPQDTLDKISKEKLKETTEIVGAAVYRIARPDTPALENATVAPGPVHYEFDDRPL, from the coding sequence ATGTCCAGTAAAATACTTACATTTGTATTGGCTGCAGGTTTAGCTTTAAGCTCTGCACCTGCAGCAGCAAATGCAAACAGCCACGCTCCAAACGAGAATGCTGATCATGCTTTTGACAACAAGGTCATCAAGAAAATTAATGCAGACCGGATGTACAACAACATTGCCTTACTGTCTGAAAGCCCACGAGAAGCGGGAACCCAAGGAGAATATGATGCCGTACAGTATATCAAAGGTGAGTTTGAGAGTTATGGATATGATACAGAATTACAGCCTTTCACTTTCCAGGAATGGGATGGCGGCACATCTGCTATTGACGTCAATAATCAAGCTTTCTCAGGAGAGGTTCATACGTTTAATGGATCTGTCAACAGCAACGTTCAAGCTCCACTCGTTTATGTTGGACTAGCTTCATCTGAAGAGGTCGGAAATGAAGTCGAAGGGAAGATCGCTTTGATTCAAAGAGGTTCCTACACCTACTATGATAAAGTTCAGAACGTGCTGGACAAAGGCGCTGTAGGTGTCATTATGTTCAATGGTAAAGGACAACCAGGGAATCATTTTGGCTATACTTATGAGGGACAAGACATCCCAGCAGTTGCCATCACGCATGAAGCAGGCTTAAAACTTGTAGATCGTTTGCAAAACGAACAGGTCACTGCGACTGTCTCCGTTGAAGATGCCGGAACGATTGATAAGACTTCCTATAACGTAATCGCAACCAAAGAGCCCCATAAAAATAAAGATAATGGCCAAATTGCCATGATCGGTGCCCACCATGACTCCGTGGCTGGAGGGCCAGGAGCGAATGATGATGCTTCAGGAGTATCTGCTGTATTGGAACTAGCTAGAATCATGGCTAAGACTCCTACCGATACTGAGCTTCGCTTCATGACATTTGGAGCTGAGGAAAAAGGGCTTGTCGGATCCTATCACTACGCCAGTACTTTAAGTGAAGATGAAGTCGATCGTACGGTAGGCCATTTCCAAATGGATATGGTCGGAAGTCGTGATGCAGGGGACCTGATCATGTTCACTCCGGACGGACAAAAGAATCTCGTCACAGATCTCGGTGCGGCAGCTGGTTCTAGAGTCGCTGAAGTCGTTGAATATGGGCAGCTTGGCCGTAGTGACCACGTGCCATTTTTCCAGCGCGGCATTCCTGCAGCCCTCTTTATTCACGCACCACTTGAGCCGTGGTATCACTCACCACAGGATACTTTAGACAAAATTAGTAAAGAAAAACTTAAAGAAACGACCGAAATTGTAGGAGCAGCTGTCTATCGAATTGCAAGACCTGACACACCTGCATTAGAAAATGCAACAGTTGCACCCGGACCTGTCCATTATGAATTTGACGATCGTCCCCTATAA
- a CDS encoding alkaline phosphatase, whose product MMKKGALKKVLSVAVLSSMIFGTTTGMATQTVKAEEEKKPEIKNIIFLIGDGMGPAYTTAYRYMKDDPSTMKMEDTAFDPHLVGMQSTYSADPYHDGGPDDEKENIPDSAATATAMSSGVKTYNGAIAVDLQQEDTQTVLEAAKKKGKATGLVSTSQITHATPAAFGSHENSRQSYDKIADDFYDDLISGEHKVDVLLGGGTDYFVRDDRNLTEEFQEDGYNYVTSTEGLMNNDSEELLGLFAPVGLDKAIDRPEKQPSLEQMTSEALDTLNQDKDGFFLMVEGSQIDWAGHDNDVVSAMSEMEDFEKAYMEAIEFAKKDEHTLVVATADHSTGGLSIGEGGPYKWNTDVIKAAQHTPDYMAAQIVEEGAEVEAILNENIDFELKQEEIQSVNKAMETASEEDRLLEVDNAIESIFNERSGTGWTTGGHTGVDVPVYAYGPGSDMFAGHIDNTEQAENIFKILGASSSNDEGGELADTATNYPTGILIGALLLGAGGIILFRRRSVH is encoded by the coding sequence ATGATGAAAAAAGGTGCACTGAAAAAAGTACTATCGGTGGCTGTATTATCATCGATGATCTTTGGGACAACGACGGGGATGGCGACTCAAACTGTTAAAGCTGAGGAAGAAAAGAAACCTGAAATTAAGAACATCATTTTTCTAATTGGGGATGGAATGGGGCCTGCTTACACAACAGCGTATCGTTACATGAAGGACGATCCTAGTACGATGAAAATGGAGGATACAGCCTTTGACCCGCATTTAGTCGGTATGCAATCTACATATTCGGCTGATCCTTATCATGATGGTGGTCCTGATGATGAAAAGGAAAATATACCTGACTCTGCCGCTACGGCCACTGCTATGTCGTCTGGGGTAAAGACATATAACGGAGCGATTGCTGTCGATTTACAGCAAGAGGATACACAGACGGTTCTTGAAGCTGCGAAGAAAAAAGGGAAAGCAACTGGACTTGTTTCCACTTCTCAAATTACCCATGCGACGCCAGCCGCTTTTGGATCACATGAAAACTCTCGGCAGAGCTATGATAAGATTGCCGATGACTTTTATGATGATTTAATAAGTGGCGAACATAAAGTGGATGTGTTGCTTGGCGGTGGAACAGATTATTTTGTTCGTGATGATCGGAATCTTACTGAAGAATTTCAAGAAGATGGCTATAATTATGTAACATCTACTGAGGGGTTAATGAATAACGATAGTGAAGAGCTTCTAGGGTTATTTGCACCTGTAGGTCTGGATAAGGCGATTGACCGCCCTGAAAAACAGCCTTCTTTGGAACAAATGACATCGGAAGCTTTAGATACGTTGAATCAAGATAAAGATGGGTTTTTCCTAATGGTTGAAGGAAGTCAAATTGACTGGGCAGGCCATGATAATGATGTTGTGTCAGCGATGAGTGAGATGGAGGATTTTGAAAAAGCCTACATGGAGGCAATTGAGTTTGCTAAAAAGGACGAGCATACCCTTGTCGTTGCTACAGCTGACCACTCTACTGGCGGCCTTTCCATTGGGGAGGGTGGCCCATACAAATGGAATACTGATGTCATCAAGGCGGCACAGCACACTCCGGATTATATGGCTGCACAAATTGTAGAAGAAGGTGCAGAGGTTGAAGCGATTTTAAATGAAAATATTGATTTCGAATTAAAACAGGAGGAGATTCAATCTGTAAATAAGGCGATGGAAACAGCATCAGAAGAAGATCGCTTGCTTGAAGTGGATAATGCAATCGAGAGCATTTTCAACGAACGGTCGGGGACAGGCTGGACGACAGGCGGACATACGGGGGTAGACGTACCTGTCTATGCGTATGGACCTGGATCAGACATGTTTGCCGGACATATTGATAATACGGAGCAAGCTGAAAACATTTTTAAAATTCTAGGGGCTTCCTCTTCCAATGACGAAGGTGGAGAATTAGCTGATACGGCGACAAACTATCCAACTGGAATTCTGATAGGTGCATTGCTTCTTGGGGCAGGCGGCATCATTCTTTTCCGAAGAAGGTCAGTGCACTAA
- a CDS encoding DUF3231 family protein: MAKRDPRLNSSELSQLWMGYMQDSMTICTMKYFLQIVEDSDIRPVIKQALKLSEAHIPKLIAIFQGIIVQFPMVLMIRMLI, encoded by the coding sequence ATGGCGAAACGTGACCCTAGATTAAATTCATCAGAACTTTCACAACTGTGGATGGGTTACATGCAGGACAGCATGACCATTTGTACGATGAAATACTTTTTACAAATTGTTGAAGACTCTGATATTCGACCGGTGATAAAACAAGCTTTAAAGCTGTCTGAGGCACATATTCCTAAGCTAATCGCTATTTTTCAAGGGATCATCGTCCAGTTCCCCATGGTTTTAATGATCAGGATGTTAATTTAG
- a CDS encoding sensor histidine kinase: protein MQLYNDTSLDADTFFEQTAELSYQFYVTDSEGNGTFYGAPFRDQTLSSKAIEKVLGGTTYHGMANYPGQTFVTGFFSNELTNSIGVPVEINGEKHALFMRPNIEQQFNEIHILLAVLLVFTILLSMVLVLFSTRYIVKPIKDLTGATEKIAGGEYSIELKQNRKDEIGILARSFTSMSRQLEQVENMRQEFVSNVSHEIRTPLSSIKGYAKLLRSSSPSPEERDNYLQVIESESIRLSKLSRQLLTLAALDKDENITKSEPFTVAPILQNLLQQTRWLWESKGIAINLVASEVTYNGNEELLYQAFENLLTNSIKYTSAGGEISMTLREHQDGLRFTIQDNGNGISLEHQEKVFDRFYKVDTSRSQEKDSSGLGLSIVKKIITLHGGEIIVESELHKGSTFTVMLP from the coding sequence GTGCAGCTCTATAACGATACTTCTTTAGATGCCGATACTTTTTTCGAGCAAACAGCCGAGCTAAGTTATCAATTTTATGTGACAGATAGTGAGGGAAACGGCACCTTTTATGGTGCTCCTTTTCGTGACCAAACCCTCTCTTCTAAAGCCATAGAAAAAGTTCTCGGCGGAACCACGTATCATGGGATGGCGAATTATCCCGGCCAAACCTTTGTTACCGGCTTTTTTTCAAACGAATTAACAAATAGTATTGGAGTGCCTGTCGAGATCAATGGTGAGAAACATGCCTTATTTATGAGACCGAATATTGAGCAGCAATTTAATGAAATTCACATTTTACTGGCGGTCTTGCTTGTCTTTACGATTTTGTTGAGCATGGTGCTTGTGTTATTTAGTACGCGTTATATTGTAAAACCAATTAAAGACTTGACTGGTGCTACGGAGAAGATTGCCGGCGGAGAATATTCGATTGAGCTTAAACAAAATCGCAAGGATGAGATTGGAATACTGGCAAGGTCGTTTACATCGATGAGCCGCCAGCTTGAACAGGTCGAAAATATGCGTCAAGAGTTCGTCTCCAACGTTTCCCACGAGATACGAACCCCGCTTTCGTCGATAAAAGGATACGCGAAATTGTTGCGCTCCTCGTCTCCTTCACCTGAGGAAAGAGATAATTATTTACAAGTGATCGAATCAGAGAGTATCCGACTTTCCAAGCTTAGCAGGCAATTGCTGACGCTCGCTGCCCTTGATAAAGATGAGAATATAACGAAGAGTGAACCGTTTACCGTCGCTCCAATCCTGCAAAACCTCCTCCAGCAAACACGGTGGTTATGGGAATCGAAAGGCATCGCCATTAATTTGGTAGCAAGCGAAGTTACTTATAATGGCAATGAGGAATTGCTCTATCAAGCATTCGAAAATCTTCTGACGAACAGTATTAAATATACATCTGCTGGGGGCGAAATCAGCATGACCCTCCGTGAACATCAGGATGGGCTCAGATTTACCATTCAGGATAATGGAAACGGAATTTCCCTCGAACATCAAGAGAAAGTGTTCGACCGTTTCTATAAAGTTGACACATCACGCAGCCAGGAGAAGGATAGCAGCGGACTCGGCCTCTCGATTGTTAAAAAAATCATCACACTGCACGGTGGCGAGATCATTGTCGAGAGTGAGCTCCATAAAGGGAGCACATTTACTGTGATGCTTCCTTAA
- a CDS encoding response regulator transcription factor — MITILVVDDDAHLRKLVRVHLEQNGYVVIETPDGSTASTTLEKHPVDLAIVDLMMPNKDGFQLSKEIREEYDIPIIILTAKDSLVDKAKGNKAGTDDYMIKPFEEDELLFRVQAILRRFDRVNSQVIQLNETKINKRSYEVKNGSNITILPLKEFELLYQLASFPNRTFSREQLIEKIWGLEFTGDDRTVDVHIKRLRERFKTSDDFAIKTVRGIGYRLEDS; from the coding sequence ATGATAACTATTTTAGTCGTTGACGATGATGCACACCTGCGTAAGCTCGTACGTGTTCACTTAGAGCAAAACGGGTACGTTGTCATCGAAACACCAGATGGATCAACTGCTTCCACCACATTGGAAAAACACCCCGTTGATTTGGCGATCGTTGATTTGATGATGCCGAATAAAGACGGTTTTCAGTTATCCAAAGAAATACGGGAAGAGTACGATATTCCAATTATTATTTTAACAGCGAAAGACAGCCTCGTTGATAAGGCAAAAGGCAACAAGGCCGGGACGGATGATTATATGATTAAGCCTTTTGAAGAGGACGAGCTGCTGTTTCGTGTGCAAGCCATTCTTAGAAGATTTGATCGTGTTAATTCACAAGTCATTCAGCTAAATGAGACAAAGATTAACAAGCGCTCGTATGAGGTGAAGAACGGTTCGAACATAACAATCCTCCCCTTAAAAGAGTTTGAATTGCTTTATCAGCTCGCCAGTTTTCCAAACCGTACTTTTTCAAGAGAACAGTTAATAGAAAAAATATGGGGTCTGGAATTTACAGGAGATGATCGTACTGTTGATGTACATATCAAACGGCTACGTGAGCGGTTCAAAACCTCTGATGATTTTGCCATAAAAACGGTGCGCGGAATTGGCTACAGGTTGGAAGATTCCTAA
- a CDS encoding ABC transporter substrate-binding protein codes for MLILVVGCSSDEEASSDGDNSEIANDGKVNGELEIQYFVGGYGDSWWKEVIADFKEEYPDVTITEHAGPNINEEMRSRWVSGDPPDVVYIDGAGSSETQMVEDGQLMNLTEWVKDVEVDGTPITESFIVDPAKYDGEIYSLPLVFDTWGTWYDEAWFEAEGYEVPTDFESFMSTMGDIQEGEDIAPFVTTGQHPYYFLRGMLYPAFGAAGGDQLLEDVITGKEGAWTSEPVLEVMKKVEKMQKEGYIDEGFGALNHTQSQMNFLLHKNAFIPVGFWLPNEMEKDKPEDFTYGFIPSPMQDAGEPFAVVPDLRPLAIAEEADNPEAAKAFVDFVFTKEYATLFSEHTGAIMNINGVDLSQNENVSDYLIEANAMINDPEQVKIYQKPHPMSAELETPISNALVSLMLGNITAEEFTQQAEEAAAEYRNSK; via the coding sequence ATGCTGATTTTAGTAGTTGGTTGTTCTTCTGATGAAGAGGCATCTTCTGATGGGGATAACAGCGAGATAGCTAATGATGGAAAAGTGAATGGCGAACTTGAAATTCAATATTTTGTTGGTGGGTACGGCGACTCATGGTGGAAAGAAGTTATCGCTGATTTTAAAGAGGAGTATCCTGATGTGACGATAACCGAGCATGCCGGTCCGAACATTAACGAAGAGATGAGGTCACGCTGGGTTTCTGGTGATCCGCCTGACGTAGTGTATATTGATGGGGCAGGTTCGAGTGAAACACAGATGGTTGAAGATGGCCAGCTAATGAACCTGACAGAATGGGTGAAAGATGTAGAGGTCGACGGCACTCCTATTACAGAAAGTTTTATTGTAGATCCAGCTAAATATGATGGTGAAATCTATTCTTTACCTCTAGTATTTGACACATGGGGAACATGGTACGATGAGGCTTGGTTTGAAGCTGAAGGTTACGAAGTTCCAACAGATTTTGAAAGCTTTATGAGTACAATGGGTGATATTCAGGAGGGCGAAGATATTGCTCCGTTCGTTACAACCGGTCAACACCCTTATTACTTCTTGCGTGGGATGCTTTATCCAGCCTTTGGAGCTGCAGGCGGGGATCAACTGCTTGAAGACGTGATTACAGGTAAAGAAGGCGCTTGGACGAGTGAACCCGTACTTGAAGTAATGAAAAAGGTGGAGAAAATGCAAAAAGAAGGCTACATCGACGAAGGGTTTGGAGCTTTGAACCACACCCAATCGCAAATGAACTTCCTTCTTCATAAAAATGCTTTTATTCCTGTAGGATTCTGGCTGCCAAATGAAATGGAAAAAGATAAGCCGGAAGACTTTACGTATGGCTTTATACCTTCTCCAATGCAGGATGCTGGCGAACCCTTTGCCGTTGTTCCAGACCTAAGACCGCTTGCGATTGCTGAGGAAGCGGATAATCCTGAAGCAGCCAAGGCTTTCGTAGACTTTGTTTTCACGAAAGAATATGCCACCCTTTTCTCTGAGCATACGGGTGCGATCATGAACATCAATGGTGTTGATTTGTCGCAGAATGAAAATGTTTCGGATTATTTAATTGAAGCGAATGCAATGATTAACGATCCAGAACAGGTTAAAATCTATCAAAAACCACACCCAATGAGTGCGGAACTGGAAACACCGATTAGCAATGCATTGGTGTCGTTAATGCTAGGTAATATTACAGCAGAAGAATTTACACAGCAGGCAGAGGAAGCTGCAGCTGAATATCGGAACAGCAAGTAA
- a CDS encoding DUF3231 family protein, producing MQMYAQGKALCARKDIRDYFSECLIESDKLHDKAVDLLESKGIYTRSPYIDTPDQVYYVTKQNFMSGWIGKQRPLLSLEIANLYANLQRNALGANYLTGFSQVAKSKQVQQYMTRGKEIAAKHVQIFTTKLQKHQLPASTVWEDPVTDSTVAPFSDKLMLFQVTTTNSVGLAYYGTSISTTFRRDLAAIYVRLMGEIGKYIEDGGNLLIENGWMEEPPRMIDHDQLAKDGKM from the coding sequence ATGCAAATGTATGCACAAGGCAAGGCGTTATGTGCGCGTAAAGATATCCGTGATTACTTTTCTGAATGTCTGATAGAGTCGGATAAACTTCACGATAAGGCTGTTGATCTATTGGAATCAAAAGGTATATATACCCGGTCACCTTATATTGATACACCTGATCAGGTGTATTACGTAACGAAACAAAATTTTATGTCGGGTTGGATTGGAAAGCAAAGACCTTTGTTATCACTAGAAATTGCCAATCTTTATGCGAATTTACAACGAAATGCACTCGGTGCTAATTATTTAACGGGGTTTAGTCAAGTTGCAAAGTCAAAACAAGTGCAACAATATATGACACGAGGAAAAGAAATAGCTGCAAAACATGTGCAAATCTTTACAACGAAGTTACAAAAGCATCAGTTACCGGCATCAACGGTTTGGGAGGATCCTGTAACTGATTCGACTGTCGCCCCTTTTTCAGACAAGTTGATGTTGTTCCAAGTCACTACAACAAACTCGGTAGGTTTAGCTTATTATGGGACAAGCATATCGACGACTTTTAGGCGTGACCTGGCTGCCATTTACGTTAGGCTTATGGGTGAAATAGGCAAATATATTGAAGACGGGGGTAATTTACTGATTGAAAACGGTTGGATGGAAGAGCCACCGAGGATGATCGATCACGACCAATTAGCAAAAGATGGGAAGATGTAA
- a CDS encoding globin-coupled sensor protein produces MFQLFATKTKAKQPSFTFDEGFKGVIQIERGSDLEKQLKMINLTNDDLSVLKSLQPFVSENIEQIVSQFYKNLEHQESLMNIIKDNSSVDRLKKTLNVHIQEMFNGVIDAHFVEKRKRIAAVHVHIGLKPKWYMCAFQDLLHSLMGIFDKEGLDQEQYSKSVRATTKILNLEQQIVLELFEHENLRLRELEAENKVQAYRRIEQMSEELAAISQQASASTEQLTGQSEKILGDSRKGTEVAQNVEHQSSEGKKQLELQHQQMNRIKESIKQISTEMETLKGVAEQISKIVTIVSSIAEQTNLLSLNASIEAARAGEHGAGFTVVANEVRKLSEQTKTSVSEVSALIQSTNGQIHNVSHNVLDIDQLITEGTDNMDQINHFFTEIVGAMVQNKQYNSGIEQELEGFSQVIQEINDAVSQVAASSQQLTELTE; encoded by the coding sequence ATGTTCCAACTTTTTGCTACTAAAACAAAGGCAAAGCAGCCATCGTTTACATTTGATGAAGGGTTTAAAGGTGTGATTCAAATTGAGAGAGGATCCGATCTTGAGAAACAGTTGAAAATGATCAATTTAACGAATGATGACCTGAGTGTGCTTAAGTCGTTACAGCCGTTCGTTTCGGAAAACATTGAACAGATAGTCAGTCAGTTCTATAAAAACCTTGAGCATCAGGAATCATTGATGAATATAATCAAAGACAATAGTTCAGTTGATCGTCTTAAGAAAACGCTGAACGTACATATTCAAGAAATGTTTAATGGAGTCATTGATGCTCATTTTGTGGAAAAGAGAAAGCGAATTGCTGCGGTCCATGTTCATATTGGCCTAAAGCCGAAATGGTACATGTGTGCATTTCAGGATCTCTTGCATTCCTTGATGGGGATATTTGATAAGGAGGGACTTGATCAAGAGCAATATAGTAAATCCGTTCGTGCGACGACGAAGATACTAAATCTTGAACAGCAAATTGTGCTGGAATTATTTGAGCATGAAAATTTGCGTTTGAGAGAGCTTGAGGCTGAAAATAAAGTTCAAGCCTATCGCAGGATTGAACAAATGTCTGAGGAGTTGGCAGCCATATCCCAGCAGGCAAGTGCTTCTACGGAACAATTAACTGGCCAATCTGAGAAAATACTCGGTGACTCTCGAAAAGGGACGGAGGTTGCCCAAAATGTCGAGCATCAATCTTCGGAAGGAAAGAAACAGCTCGAATTACAGCATCAACAAATGAATCGTATTAAAGAGAGCATTAAACAAATTTCGACCGAAATGGAAACATTAAAAGGGGTGGCTGAACAAATCAGCAAAATTGTTACCATTGTTTCCTCCATTGCTGAGCAAACGAACCTGCTTTCCCTTAATGCATCAATTGAAGCGGCTCGTGCAGGTGAACATGGAGCCGGGTTCACGGTTGTTGCCAATGAAGTTCGCAAATTGTCTGAGCAAACAAAGACATCTGTGTCCGAAGTGTCTGCACTCATTCAATCGACCAATGGCCAGATCCATAATGTCTCTCACAATGTGCTTGATATCGATCAATTGATTACCGAGGGAACAGACAATATGGATCAAATCAATCACTTTTTTACAGAGATCGTAGGGGCGATGGTACAAAATAAGCAATACAATTCGGGGATTGAGCAAGAGCTCGAAGGTTTTTCCCAAGTGATCCAGGAAATTAATGATGCGGTTTCACAAGTGGCTGCTTCTTCACAACAATTAACAGAGCTCACAGAATAG
- a CDS encoding SRPBCC domain-containing protein has translation MHVSGFSFVDLRDGEEIDHCGNYLELYHPHRLAFTWAIPEKSSGEDRVMVDIAETDTGSKLTLTVEMDPNWTEYIPQTEKAWSIMLDAMEKIVK, from the coding sequence ATGCACGTGTCGGGCTTCTCTTTTGTAGACCTTCGTGATGGAGAGGAAATAGATCATTGTGGAAATTACCTTGAGCTTTATCACCCTCATCGCCTTGCTTTTACATGGGCAATCCCAGAAAAATCTTCTGGTGAGGATCGCGTCATGGTAGACATTGCCGAAACAGACACGGGAAGTAAACTTACACTGACAGTCGAGATGGATCCGAACTGGACTGAGTACATTCCGCAAACAGAGAAAGCATGGTCGATAATGCTCGATGCTATGGAGAAAATAGTTAAGTAG
- a CDS encoding ABC transporter ATP-binding protein — MSFHVLEGKITALVGHNGAGKSTLIKSIIGFQEKTTGTISINEIDQDERFFEYKQHFSYIPEEPLLLSELTVYQHFQLYQKSYHIPEETFLKRVREYTEAFELSGKLDEYPESLSKGMRQKAQTICALLPDVPLLLIDEPFMGLDVYAGAYLEKVLLERREDGVSILLTTHQLEKVRELANDFVMLKDGAVSSSGVVDDFHELDRRQS; from the coding sequence ATCTCTTTCCATGTACTTGAAGGCAAGATCACCGCTTTGGTTGGTCATAACGGGGCGGGCAAATCAACCTTAATCAAGTCGATTATCGGATTTCAGGAAAAAACAACTGGCACAATATCGATTAATGAAATCGATCAAGATGAAAGGTTTTTCGAGTACAAGCAGCATTTCAGCTATATTCCTGAAGAACCACTATTATTAAGTGAGCTAACCGTATACCAGCATTTTCAACTCTATCAAAAAAGCTACCACATCCCTGAGGAGACTTTCTTAAAGAGAGTGAGGGAATATACGGAAGCTTTTGAGCTGTCGGGTAAGCTGGATGAATACCCGGAGTCGTTATCAAAAGGGATGCGGCAGAAGGCGCAAACAATTTGTGCGCTTTTACCTGATGTGCCGCTGCTTCTTATCGATGAACCGTTTATGGGACTCGATGTGTACGCGGGGGCCTACCTAGAGAAGGTTTTATTAGAACGTAGAGAAGATGGAGTAAGCATTCTTTTGACAACACACCAGCTTGAAAAGGTTCGCGAGCTCGCAAATGATTTTGTAATGCTCAAGGATGGGGCAGTTTCCTCATCAGGTGTTGTTGATGACTTTCATGAACTCGATCGGAGACAATCGTAA
- a CDS encoding ABC transporter ATP-binding protein: protein MTAILELNEVTKKYEQGNETLTVLDQVSMNVNPGEFGAILGPSGSGNSTLLSIIGALTVPTSGEVKMGGRTIHGLPKKEQTNLRLQEIGFIFQGANLVPFLTVEEQLQLIGKLIHQKNKITKRAEELLAHLGLSDRSKHYPQQLSGGEQQRVAIARALMNQPNLILADEPTASLDRERGKSVVDLLANETKQRNISTIMVTHDEAMISGCDWVYRL, encoded by the coding sequence ATGACAGCCATCTTAGAATTGAATGAAGTGACGAAAAAATATGAACAGGGCAATGAGACGCTTACTGTACTGGATCAGGTTTCGATGAACGTGAATCCAGGAGAATTCGGAGCGATTCTTGGACCTTCAGGATCGGGGAATAGCACACTGCTGTCGATTATCGGAGCGTTAACTGTCCCAACGAGTGGCGAAGTAAAAATGGGAGGACGCACCATACACGGCCTTCCTAAAAAAGAACAGACTAATCTACGGCTTCAGGAAATCGGATTTATTTTTCAAGGAGCAAACTTAGTCCCATTTTTAACCGTAGAAGAGCAACTGCAGCTGATCGGTAAACTGATCCATCAGAAAAATAAAATCACGAAGCGAGCGGAAGAATTGCTTGCCCATCTCGGTTTAAGCGATCGCAGCAAACATTATCCCCAGCAGCTATCAGGCGGTGAACAACAGCGAGTCGCTATCGCCCGTGCTTTAATGAACCAACCCAATCTAATCCTTGCCGATGAACCGACGGCAAGTCTCGACCGTGAACGAGGAAAATCCGTCGTCGATTTACTCGCAAACGAAACAAAGCAGCGAAATATCTCAACAATTATGGTGACACACGATGAAGCCATGATCAGCGGCTGTGATTGGGTATATCGATTGTAA
- a CDS encoding ABC transporter permease: MIEIIKDDEPLNVSLFAVDQTSKFMPETSDESGLKPYEVLADPSLKQEGLNIGDQFTYNEITWTVKGFTEQRYSYGHTPALFTSLETWESISDTYQAVLLSEKDTIDAPSSSVDAVQKGDILSNVPGYSAEQGSLTMMVTFLFIIAAIVLATFFYVITLQKLHQYGVLKAIGTKMRILLGALFAQISILAAGGVAAGIALTYGLTLVIPSGVPFELSITMILFNSGLILIMAWIGSLLSFRSIVSVDPLEAIGSVK; this comes from the coding sequence TTGATCGAGATCATTAAAGACGACGAACCCTTGAATGTGAGTCTGTTCGCCGTCGATCAAACCAGTAAATTTATGCCGGAGACCTCTGATGAATCTGGATTGAAACCATACGAAGTACTCGCTGACCCAAGTCTCAAGCAGGAAGGGCTCAACATTGGAGACCAGTTCACATACAACGAAATAACATGGACTGTTAAAGGTTTTACCGAGCAACGGTACAGCTACGGACACACGCCAGCCCTATTCACCAGCTTAGAAACATGGGAATCAATATCTGACACGTATCAAGCCGTATTATTATCGGAAAAGGACACAATAGACGCTCCCTCCTCATCCGTTGACGCGGTTCAAAAGGGAGACATCCTATCCAATGTTCCTGGCTATTCAGCCGAACAAGGGTCGTTGACAATGATGGTGACGTTCTTATTCATCATCGCAGCCATCGTTCTTGCTACCTTTTTCTATGTTATTACATTGCAAAAGCTCCACCAGTACGGTGTGCTTAAGGCAATTGGAACGAAAATGCGTATTCTGCTTGGAGCCCTTTTTGCACAGATTTCGATTTTGGCAGCCGGCGGTGTTGCAGCGGGTATTGCGCTCACCTATGGGCTAACTTTAGTTATTCCAAGCGGTGTACCATTTGAATTGTCGATCACTATGATTTTGTTCAACAGTGGATTAATACTAATTATGGCGTGGATTGGATCTCTCTTATCATTCCGGAGCATCGTTTCCGTCGATCCATTAGAAGCCATCGGGAGTGTAAAATAA